In Trifolium pratense cultivar HEN17-A07 linkage group LG7, ARS_RC_1.1, whole genome shotgun sequence, a genomic segment contains:
- the LOC123895706 gene encoding ornithine carbamoyltransferase, chloroplastic codes for MVAISAHSSSYCAVASHNKPYISHNLRNSISISSSPFSLPRKISCRASPSLAAESPLTAKVGNGLKDFIHIDDFDKDTILKILDRAIEVKTLLKSGDRSFRPFEGKTMSMIFAKPSMRTRVSFETGFSLLGGHAIYLGPDDIQMGKREETRDVARVLSRYNDIIMARVFSHQDILDLAKYATVPVINGLTDYNHPVQIMADALTMIEHIGRFEGTKVVYVGDGNNIVHSWLLLAAVVPFHFVCACPKGFEPDAKTVEKARKAGISKIEITDDPKEAVRGADVVYSDVWASMGQKEEAAYRRQVFKGFQVDQNLMDAAGSKAFFMHCLPAERGVEVTDEVVEAPYSIVFPQAENRMHAQNAIMLHVLGK; via the exons ATGGTTGCGATCAGTGCTCACTCTTCTTCTTACTGCGCCGTTGCTTCACACAACAAACCCTATATCTCTCACAATCTCCGCAATTCtatttcaatttcttcttcGCCATTTTCACTCCCAAGAAAAATATCATGCCGCGCCTCTCCATCTCTCGCCGCCGAATCTCCTCTCACCG CGAAAGTTGGAAATGGGTTGAAAGATTTTATTCACATAGATGATTTTGATAAAGACACTATTTTGAAGATATTAGATCGAGCTATTGAGGTTAAGACATTGTTGAAATCAGGGGATAGGTCTTTTCGACCTTTCGAAGGGAAGACAATGTCTATGATTTTTGCAAAGCCATCTATGAGAACCAGGGTTTCATTTGAGACTGGCTTTTCATTGTTAGGTGGTCATGCTATTTACTTAGGACCTGATGATATTCAAATGGGTAAACGAGAGGAGACTCGTGATGTTGCTCGAGTTTTGTCTCGCTATAATGACATTATTATGGCTCGTGTTTTTTCTCATCAG GACATACTTGATCTTGCAAAGTACGCAACTGTCCCAGTCATCAATGGTTTGACAGACTACAATCATCCCGTCCAGATAATGGCCGATGCGCTTACTATGATTGAGCACATAGGTCGGTTTGAAGGAACCAAG GTTGTCTATGTTGGAGATGGAAACAATATTGTCCACTCATGGTTGTTGTTGGCAGCTGTAGTTCCTTTTCACTTTGTCTGTGCATGTCCAAAAGGTTTTGAACCTGATGCAAAAACAGTTGAGAAGGCAAGGAAGGCTGGAATAAGCAAGATTGAGATAACTGATGATCCCAAAGAAGCTGTTAGAGGAGCTGATGTTGTGTATTCAGATGTCTGGGCCAGCATGGGGCAAAAGGAAGAAGCTGCATACCGTCGCCAAGTGTTTAAAGGATTTCAG GTGGATCAAAATCTTATGGATGCGGCTGGTTCAAAGGCATTTTTCATGCACTGCTTACCAGCGGAGAGAGGGGTGGAGGTGACTGACGAAGTTGTAGAAGCTCCATATTCAATAGTCTTCCCTCAAGCTGAGAACCGAATGCATGCACAGAATGCTATAATGCTCCATGTACTTGGCAAATAG
- the LOC123897996 gene encoding uncharacterized sugar kinase slr0537, with the protein MVAESFCQNHQNDVEEEEKVVEAPFILGLQPSALVDNVAHVDLSLLDRIPGERGGSIPVAIEELEHILREVKSNSNSSDDDNSHSSVMKTMAGGSVANTIRGLSSGFGISSGIIGACGDDEQGQLFVNNMSSNGVDLSRLRKKKGHTAQCVCLVDELGNRTMRPCLSNAVKVQAQELLKEDFKGSKWLVLRYAILNLEVIQAAIALAKQEGLLVSLDLASFEMVRNFKQPLLKLLESGNIDLCFANEDEATELLRGEQNADPIAAVEFLAKYCQWAVVTLGSNGCIARHGKEMIRVSAIGESKATDATGAGDLFASGFLYGVVKGLPLEECCKVGTCSGGSVIRSLGGEVTSENWQWMYKQMQVQGLPTPNGL; encoded by the exons ATGGTTGCGGAAAGTTTTTGTCAGAACCACCAAAACGatgtagaagaagaagaaaaagtagTAGAAGCTCCATTCATATTAGGTCTTCAACCATCTGCACTCGTTGACAACGTTGCTCATGTTGATTTGTCCTTGCTCGACCGAATCCCCGGCGAACGCGGTGGCTCCATTCCC GTTGCAATTGAAGAGCTTGAACATATACTGAGGGAAGTTAAATCTAATTCTAATTCCTCTGATGATGATAATTCTCATTCTTCTGTAATGAAAACTATGGCTGGTGGAAGTGTTGCTAATACAATTCGTGGTCTTAGTAGTGGTTTTGGAATTTCTAGTGGAATTATTGGGGCTTGTGGTGATGATGAACAAGGTCAATTATTTGTTAATAATATGTCCTCTAATGGTGTTGATCTTTCTAGACTCCGTAAAAAGAAAGGACACACTGCACAG TGTGTTTGCTTGGTAGATGAGTTGGGTAACAGAACAATGCGACCCTGTCTCTCAAATGCTGTCAAAGTTCAG GCTCAAGAATTGTTGAAAGAGGATTTCAAAGGCTCCAAG TGGTTGGTGTTGAGATATGCAATACTCAATTTGGAAGTTATTCAAGCAGCCATTGCTTTGGCCAAACAGGAAGGCCTTCTCGTTTCCCTGGACTTGGCCAGTTTTGAG ATGGTCAGGAACTTTAAACAACCACTTCTGAAGTTGCTTGAATCCGGAAACATAGACCTCTGCTTTGCTAATGAGGATGAAGCAACTGAACTTTTAAG GGGCGAACAGAATGCTGATCCAATAGCTGCCGTAGAATTTCTTGCTAAATACTGCCAATGGGCTGTGGTAACATTGGGCTCTAATGGATGCATCGCTAGACATGGGAAGGAG ATGATACGTGTCTCAGCCATAGGGGAATCAAAGGCAACTGATGCTACAGGAGCAGGAGACCTTTTTGCAAGTGGATTTTTGTATGGAGTGGTCAAGGGTTTGCCACTAGAAGAATGCTGCAAAGTAGGCACATGCAGTGGTGGATCCGTCATTCGCTCTCTTGGGGGTGAGGTGACATCTGAGAATTGGCAATGGATGTACAAGCAGATGCAAGTACAGGGTCTACCTACGCCAAATGGCTTATGA
- the LOC123895701 gene encoding phenylcoumaran benzylic ether reductase Betv6-like isoform X1 — MAEKSRILIIGGTGYIGKHIVEASVKAGHETFALVRDSTMSDPIKAKLLHNFRTMGVNLVLGDLYDYKSLVKVIKLVDVVISAVSHTQAADQRFFPSEFGNDVDRVHAIEPAKSVFAVKAQIRRTIEAEGIPYTYVSTNSFAGYFVPSFVQPGATGPPREKVIILGDGNKKGNTISITLYIYAWCDLLSLICSAVFNKEEDIGTYTIRAVDDPRTLNKILYIRPPNNIYTFNEVVALWEMKIGKTLQKIYVLEDELLKDIEETPFPENLGLAICHSVFVKGDHTNFEIEPSFGVEASTLYPDVNYTTLDESLDHFL; from the exons ATGGCGGAGAAGAGCAGGATATTAATAATCGGAGGGACGGGGTATATCGGTAAACATATAGTTGAAGCAAGCGTAAAGGCTGGACATGAAACTTTTGCTTTGGTCAGGGACTCCACCATGTCTGACCCCATCAAGGCTAAGCTCCTCCACAATTTCAGGACTATGGGAGTTAATTTGGTCCTT GGGGATCTCTACGATTATAAGAGTTTGGTGAAAGTAATTAAACTGGTAGATGTGGTCATATCTGCTGTGAGTCACACACAAGCTGCTGATCAG AGATTTTTCCCTTCAGAATTTGGGAACGACGTTGATCGTGTCCATGCCATTGAGCCAGCAAAATCTGTATTCGCTGTAAAAGCCCAAATTCGTCGAACGATTGAAGCTGAAGGCATACCCTATACATATGTATCAACCAACTCCTTTGCTGGCTACTTTGTACCCTCATTTGTCCAACCAGGTGCCACAGGTCCACCAAGAGAGAAAGTCATTATCTTGGGTGATGGCAATAAAAAAGGTAACACTATTAGTATTACCCTATACATTTATGCATGGTGTGACTTACTGTCTTTAATATGTTCAGCGGTGTTCAACAAGGAAGAGGACATTGGAACCTACACTATTAGAGCCGTGGATGATCCAAGGACATTGAACAAAATTCTCTACATCAGGCCTCCTAACAACATTTACACATTCAATGAAGTTGTTGCCTTGTGGGAGATGAAGATTGGGAAGACCCTCCAAAAAATCTATGTTCTAGAGGATGAACTTCTCAAGGATATTGAAG AGACACCTTTTCCAGAGAATTTAGGATTAGCAATCTGTCATTCGGTGTTTGTGAAAGGTGACCACACTAACTTTGAGATTGAGCCTTCTTTTGGGGTTGAGGCTTCCACTTTATACCCGGATGTCAACTACACCACTTTGGATGAATCCCTTGATCACTTCCTTTGA
- the LOC123895701 gene encoding phenylcoumaran benzylic ether reductase Betv6-like isoform X2 → MAEKSRILIIGGTGYIGKHIVEASVKAGHETFALVRDSTMSDPIKAKLLHNFRTMGVNLVLGDLYDYKSLVKVIKLVDVVISAVSHTQAADQVNIISAIKEAGNVKRFFPSEFGNDVDRVHAIEPAKSVFAVKAQIRRTIEAEGIPYTYVSTNSFAGYFVPSFVQPGATGPPREKVIILGDGNKKAVFNKEEDIGTYTIRAVDDPRTLNKILYIRPPNNIYTFNEVVALWEMKIGKTLQKIYVLEDELLKDIEETPFPENLGLAICHSVFVKGDHTNFEIEPSFGVEASTLYPDVNYTTLDESLDHFL, encoded by the exons ATGGCGGAGAAGAGCAGGATATTAATAATCGGAGGGACGGGGTATATCGGTAAACATATAGTTGAAGCAAGCGTAAAGGCTGGACATGAAACTTTTGCTTTGGTCAGGGACTCCACCATGTCTGACCCCATCAAGGCTAAGCTCCTCCACAATTTCAGGACTATGGGAGTTAATTTGGTCCTT GGGGATCTCTACGATTATAAGAGTTTGGTGAAAGTAATTAAACTGGTAGATGTGGTCATATCTGCTGTGAGTCACACACAAGCTGCTGATCAGGTGAACATCATCTCTGCCATTAAAGAGGCTGGTAATGTTAAG AGATTTTTCCCTTCAGAATTTGGGAACGACGTTGATCGTGTCCATGCCATTGAGCCAGCAAAATCTGTATTCGCTGTAAAAGCCCAAATTCGTCGAACGATTGAAGCTGAAGGCATACCCTATACATATGTATCAACCAACTCCTTTGCTGGCTACTTTGTACCCTCATTTGTCCAACCAGGTGCCACAGGTCCACCAAGAGAGAAAGTCATTATCTTGGGTGATGGCAATAAAAAAG CGGTGTTCAACAAGGAAGAGGACATTGGAACCTACACTATTAGAGCCGTGGATGATCCAAGGACATTGAACAAAATTCTCTACATCAGGCCTCCTAACAACATTTACACATTCAATGAAGTTGTTGCCTTGTGGGAGATGAAGATTGGGAAGACCCTCCAAAAAATCTATGTTCTAGAGGATGAACTTCTCAAGGATATTGAAG AGACACCTTTTCCAGAGAATTTAGGATTAGCAATCTGTCATTCGGTGTTTGTGAAAGGTGACCACACTAACTTTGAGATTGAGCCTTCTTTTGGGGTTGAGGCTTCCACTTTATACCCGGATGTCAACTACACCACTTTGGATGAATCCCTTGATCACTTCCTTTGA
- the LOC123895701 gene encoding phenylcoumaran benzylic ether reductase Betv6-like isoform X3, whose amino-acid sequence MAEKSRILIIGGTGYIGKHIVEASVKAGHETFALVRDSTMSDPIKAKLLHNFRTMGVNLVLGDLYDYKSLVKVIKLVDVVISAVSHTQAADQRFFPSEFGNDVDRVHAIEPAKSVFAVKAQIRRTIEAEGIPYTYVSTNSFAGYFVPSFVQPGATGPPREKVIILGDGNKKAVFNKEEDIGTYTIRAVDDPRTLNKILYIRPPNNIYTFNEVVALWEMKIGKTLQKIYVLEDELLKDIEETPFPENLGLAICHSVFVKGDHTNFEIEPSFGVEASTLYPDVNYTTLDESLDHFL is encoded by the exons ATGGCGGAGAAGAGCAGGATATTAATAATCGGAGGGACGGGGTATATCGGTAAACATATAGTTGAAGCAAGCGTAAAGGCTGGACATGAAACTTTTGCTTTGGTCAGGGACTCCACCATGTCTGACCCCATCAAGGCTAAGCTCCTCCACAATTTCAGGACTATGGGAGTTAATTTGGTCCTT GGGGATCTCTACGATTATAAGAGTTTGGTGAAAGTAATTAAACTGGTAGATGTGGTCATATCTGCTGTGAGTCACACACAAGCTGCTGATCAG AGATTTTTCCCTTCAGAATTTGGGAACGACGTTGATCGTGTCCATGCCATTGAGCCAGCAAAATCTGTATTCGCTGTAAAAGCCCAAATTCGTCGAACGATTGAAGCTGAAGGCATACCCTATACATATGTATCAACCAACTCCTTTGCTGGCTACTTTGTACCCTCATTTGTCCAACCAGGTGCCACAGGTCCACCAAGAGAGAAAGTCATTATCTTGGGTGATGGCAATAAAAAAG CGGTGTTCAACAAGGAAGAGGACATTGGAACCTACACTATTAGAGCCGTGGATGATCCAAGGACATTGAACAAAATTCTCTACATCAGGCCTCCTAACAACATTTACACATTCAATGAAGTTGTTGCCTTGTGGGAGATGAAGATTGGGAAGACCCTCCAAAAAATCTATGTTCTAGAGGATGAACTTCTCAAGGATATTGAAG AGACACCTTTTCCAGAGAATTTAGGATTAGCAATCTGTCATTCGGTGTTTGTGAAAGGTGACCACACTAACTTTGAGATTGAGCCTTCTTTTGGGGTTGAGGCTTCCACTTTATACCCGGATGTCAACTACACCACTTTGGATGAATCCCTTGATCACTTCCTTTGA
- the LOC123895701 gene encoding phenylcoumaran benzylic ether reductase Betv6-like isoform X4 produces MAEKSRILIIGGTGYIGKHIVEASVKAGHETFALVRDSTMSDPIKAKLLHNFRTMGVNLVLGDLYDYKSLVKVIKLVDVVISAVSHTQAADQVNIISAIKEAGNVKRFFPSEFGNDVDRVHAIEPAKSVFAVKAQIRRTIEAEGIPYTYVSTNSFAGYFVPSFVQPGATGPPREKVIILGDGNKKAVFNKEEDIGTYTIRAVDDPRTLNKILYIRPPNNIYTFNEVVALWEMKIGKTLQKIYVLEDELLKDIEGFSRVRDTQRRTKAWNVM; encoded by the exons ATGGCGGAGAAGAGCAGGATATTAATAATCGGAGGGACGGGGTATATCGGTAAACATATAGTTGAAGCAAGCGTAAAGGCTGGACATGAAACTTTTGCTTTGGTCAGGGACTCCACCATGTCTGACCCCATCAAGGCTAAGCTCCTCCACAATTTCAGGACTATGGGAGTTAATTTGGTCCTT GGGGATCTCTACGATTATAAGAGTTTGGTGAAAGTAATTAAACTGGTAGATGTGGTCATATCTGCTGTGAGTCACACACAAGCTGCTGATCAGGTGAACATCATCTCTGCCATTAAAGAGGCTGGTAATGTTAAG AGATTTTTCCCTTCAGAATTTGGGAACGACGTTGATCGTGTCCATGCCATTGAGCCAGCAAAATCTGTATTCGCTGTAAAAGCCCAAATTCGTCGAACGATTGAAGCTGAAGGCATACCCTATACATATGTATCAACCAACTCCTTTGCTGGCTACTTTGTACCCTCATTTGTCCAACCAGGTGCCACAGGTCCACCAAGAGAGAAAGTCATTATCTTGGGTGATGGCAATAAAAAAG CGGTGTTCAACAAGGAAGAGGACATTGGAACCTACACTATTAGAGCCGTGGATGATCCAAGGACATTGAACAAAATTCTCTACATCAGGCCTCCTAACAACATTTACACATTCAATGAAGTTGTTGCCTTGTGGGAGATGAAGATTGGGAAGACCCTCCAAAAAATCTATGTTCTAGAGGATGAACTTCTCAAGGATATTGAAG GCTTTTCGCGGGTGAGGGACACGCAGAGAAGAACAAAGGCGTGGAATGTGATGTGA
- the LOC123898664 gene encoding gamma carbonic anhydrase 2, mitochondrial-like translates to MGTLGRVIYSVGNLIRATGQAVDRIGSRLQGGNYIQEHLSRHRTVLNIFDKAPVIDKDVFVAPSAVVIGDVEIGKGSSIWYGSVLRGDVNSIRIGSGTNIQDNSLVHVAKSNLSGKVLPTIIGDNVTVGHSAVIHGCTVEDAAFVGMGAILLDGVVVEKNSMVAAGSLVRQNTKIPTGEVWAGNPAKFLRKLTDEEIAFISQSATNYTNLAQVHAAENSKSYEEIEFEKVLRKKYARKDEEYDSMLGVVREIPPELILPDNVLPDKAKKALQT, encoded by the exons ATGGGAACCCTCGGAAGAGTCATTTACAGCGTCGGTAACTTGATTCGTGCCACAGGACAAGCCGTTGATCGCATCGGCTCCCGCCTCCAGGGTGGCAACTATATCCAAGAACACC TATCTAGGCATCGAACTGTGTTGAACATATTTGATAAGGCTCCTGTTATTGACAAAGATGTGTTTGTTGCTCCGAGTGCTGTTGTTATTGGAGATGTCGAAATTGGAAAAGGTTCATCAATTTGGTATGGATCTGTATTGAGAG GTGATGTTAACAGCATCAGAATTGGAAGTGGAACTAACATACAGGATAACTCCCTTGTGCATGTTGCAAAGTCAAATTTAAGTGGGAAGGTGTTGCCTACTATTATTGGGGATAATGTTACTGTAG GTCATAGTGCTGTTATACATGGTTGTACTGTTGAGGATGCGGCTTTTGTCGGTATGGGTGCAATTTTACTTGATGGTGTCGTTGTTGAGAAAAATTCTATGGTTGCTGCTGGATCCCTTGTGAGACAGAACACAAAGATTCCAACTGGCGAG GTTTGGGCTGGCAATCCAGCAAAGTTTCTGAGAAAGCTCACTGATGAAGAAATAGCTTTTATCTCCCAATCAGCCACCAATTATACTAACCTTGCACAGGTCCATGCAGCTGAAAATTCAAAGTCCTATGAAGAAATTGAGTTTGAGAAGGTGTTGCGTAAGAAGTATGCACGTAAAGATGAGGAGTATGACTCTATGCTGGGTGTTGTTCGTGAGATCCCACCAGAGCTTATTCTTCCTGATAATGTCTTACCTGATAAAGCAAAGAAAGCTCTTCAAACATGA
- the LOC123897869 gene encoding uncharacterized protein LOC123897869, translating into MGSLMAGWDSHTPTSLQRNRSLTNEEIDAFWKSKKDTEEEHLKDISNLSKTIQPGKYEDTVPLARGMKKESIGMDHVDKNMKQLINKNGWWTKSNWAFLNEPPVMEAPTNKYASQFHIANLGSTKTNPGQHGISA; encoded by the exons ATGGGTTCTCTTATGGCAGGATGGGACTCTCACACACCAACTTCACTTCAAAGGAATCGCTCACTCACCAATGAAGAAATTGATGCTTTCTGGAAATCAAAGAAGGACACAGAGGAGGAACACCTCAAAGATATTTCAAATTTATCAAAAACTATTCAG CCCGGCAAATATGAGGATACTGTGCCCTTGGCCCGCGGAATGAAGAAGGAGTCAATCGGCATGGATCATGTTGACAAAAATATGAAGCAGCTCATCAACAAAAATGGCTG GTGGACTAAGAGCAACTGGGCATTTCTGAATGAACCTCCGGTGATGGAAGCTCCTACCAACAAGTATGCATCACAGTTTCACATAGCCAACTTGGgatcaacaaaaacaaacccCGGACAACATGGAATTAGTGCTTGA
- the LOC123895702 gene encoding phenylcoumaran benzylic ether reductase Betv6-like, which translates to MAEKSKILFIGGTGYIGKHIVEASAKAGHPTFALVRESTLADPAKADLLNKFKTLGVNLVPGDLYDHESLVKVVKQVDVVISTVGHVQLPDQVKIIAAIKEAGNIKRFFPSEFGNDVDRVHAVDPAKSAFEIKVNIRRAIEAEGIPYTYVSSNYFAGYFLPTLAQPGQFAPPPPKDKVFIYGDGNPKAVFNIEDDIGTFTIRAVDDPRTLNKILYIKPPKNIYSFNELVALWEKKIGKTVEKTYIPEDKLLKDIAEAPLPINVVLSINHSVFVKGDHTNFEIEPSFGVEAFELYPDVKYTTVEEYLDQFV; encoded by the exons ATGGCTGAGAAAAGCAAGATTCTATTCATCGGAGGAACAGGTTACATCGGAAAACATATAGTAGAAGCAAGTGCAAAAGCTGGACATCCTACTTTTGCATTGGTCAGAGAATCCACTCTCGCTGATCCTGCCAAAGCTGATCTCCTCAATAAATTCAAAACTTTAGGAGTCAATTTAGTCCCC GGGGATCTGTATGATCATGAGAGTTTGGTGAAAGTGGTTAAGCAGGTAGATGTGGTGATATCAACGGTAGGTCACGTTCAGCTTCCGGATCAGGTCAAGATTATCGCTGCTATTAAGGAGGCTGGTAACATTAAG AGATTTTTCCCTTCGGAATTTGGAAACGATGTTGATCGTGTCCATGCTGTAGACCCAGCAAAATCTGCATTTGAAATCAAAGTCAATATTCGACGTGCTATTGAAGCTGAAGGTATACCCTATACATATGTCTCTAGCAACTACTTTGCTGGCTACTTTCTCCCTACGTTAGCTCAGCCAGGACAATTCGCTCCACCTCCACCAAAAGACAAAGTCTTCATATATGGCGACGGAAACCCCAAAG CGGTGTTCAACATCGAAGATGACATTGGAACATTCACCATTAGAGCTGTGGATGATCCAAGAACATTGAACAAAATTCTTTACATAAAACCCCCCAAGAACATTTACTCATTCAATGAACTTGTTGCCTTGTGGGAGAAGAAAATCGGGAAGACAGTCGAAAAGACTTACATTCCAGAGGATAAACTTCTCAAGGATATTGCAGAGGCTCCTCTTCCAATCAATGTGGTATTATCAATCAACCATTCTGTGTTTGTGAAGGGTGATCACACAAACTTTGAAATTGAACCTTCTTTTGGAGTTGAGGCTTTTGAGTTGTACCCAGATGTGAAGTACACCACTGTTGAAGAATACCTTGACCAGTTTGTTTGa